Within Agarivorans litoreus, the genomic segment CGACCTTGAAATACCACCCTTGTAGTGTTGATGTTCTAACGTTGTCCCGTTATCCGGGATGCGGACAGTGTCTGGTGGGTAGTTTGACTGGGGCGGTCTCCTCCCAAAGAGTAACGGAGGAGCACGAAGGTTGGCTAAGTATGGTCGGACATCATACGGTTAGTGCAATGGCATAAGCCAGCTTAACTGCGAGACAGACACGTCGAGCAGGTACGAAAGTAGGTCATAGTGATCCGGTGGTTCTGTATGGAAGGGCCATCGCTCAACGGATAAAAGGTACTCCGGGGATAACAGGCTGATACCGCCCAAGAGTTCATATCGACGGCGGTGTTTGGCACCTCGATGTCGGCTCATCACATCCTGGGGCTGAAGTCGGTCCCAAGGGTATGGCTGTTCGCCATTTAAAGTGGTACGCGAGCTGGGTTTAGAACGTCGTGAGACAGTTCGGTCCCTATCTGCCGTGGGCGTTTGAGAATTGAGGGGAGCTGCTCCTAGTACGAGAGGACCGGAGTGGACGAACCGCTGGTGTTTGGGTTGTTATGCCAATAGCATTGCCCAGTAGCTACGTTCGGAACTGATAACCGCTGAAAGCATCTAAGCGGGAAGCAGGCCTCGAGATTAATTCTCACTAGGACTTTAAGTCCTCTGAAGGGCCGTTGGAGACTACAACGTTGATAGGCAAGGTGTGTAAGTGCTGTGAGGCATTGAGCTAACTTGTACTAATTACCCGTGAGGCTTAACCATACAACACCTAAAGGGTGTTGCTTATAGATACTTTATTTTAGAAACCATGAATGCTTGTTAGTGCTCATGAGGTATTTCAGCTTTTTCGAATGTTAAAGACAACAGTTTTTGCCTGGTGGCAATAGCGTTGTGGACCCACCTGACTCCATGCCGAACTCAGAAGTGAAACGCAACTGCGCCGATGATAGTGTGGGGCTTCCCCATGTGAAAGTAGGTCACCGCCAGGCTCCTATACTAAGCCCTCGTCTAACGACGAGGGCTTTTTTATTGCCTGCGATTTAGTCTCTCAGGCGTATCATCCCCTTCACCATCTCTCATTTTTATTAAAGAGCGCTTTCATCATTGGTCGCGCTTGATGGTTGTAGTGCTCAAGCCACTTGTAAGCGTGAAGTTTGTAGTTGCTGGAAGGCTAACTCCGAGCTAAGTGATCCAGCTTGATTGAGATGCAAAAATTGAGTTCGTTGAAGCTGTATTTAACCGATTGTTTTAACTGTTTTTTACTTTAAGTCTGTTGGTTTCTAAAACCAAGGTAAGAGTTGGTGGGCAATCTTTGCCTAGATAGTAAATCAAAAAGGCTGCTTTTATCCTGTTTTACGTAGTTTACCGACTATTTGACTAAAACTTAGCTTGTAGCTCAGCTTAGGCCGTATCGGCTGCAGTGAATTAAAATTTATATCAATTTGTATAAACATTATAAAATACTGAGTTTGTTGTGTTTTATGGCATTTAATTTGCATTTTGTGTCGTACTTAGCTAAAAACGGCAAAAACGACGGATTGTTGTCGGTTAGGTGAAGATTTGTCAGCTAGATTATCGTAAGGATATGTTTCTACTGGCGTTAGTTGCATTTGCTTTGCTATTTGTGGCCTATGGTTTCCTTAGGTATCTAATTGCAATAAACGGGATAAAACTCGGGCCTAGGTTAAAGCAAGTGGAAAGAGAACGGTAAACGGAAGCTAACGTAACTAGGAATAGACCCAATGATTATCCGAGTTTTTATGCTGTGCAATGTAATTTTGCTGTCAGCATGTTCGTCAATTGTAGATGGTGTTGAGGAAGTCGCAGATAGCGTTCAAGAACGTGAAGACCGTAATCAACGGCAAGTCACAGTAAGCACAGATAGCCGTTCTCCAATTCCTGATGATCCTTTTTATGCACCTATCGAACCCAGCCCGGCAGCGGATCCGGTGATTGTTACGGGCTCAATGTTCAACAGCAATACTTCACGCAGTTTATATAGTTATACCCCGCCTTTTGCGCTTGGTGACACTATTACGATTTTATTAGAGGAAGAGGCTACGGCGACTAAATCTGCCAGTTCAAATCTTGGTAAAGAGAATAGCTATAAGCTCGATCCCGTTAAAGTGCCAGGCGGAAATTTAACGATCAATGGGCGTGTGGTCGAGCTCGAAATGAAACAAAAACAAGATTTCGATGGATCTTCAGATGCTAATCAACGCCATCGTTTGTCGGGAAGAATTACGGTTTCGGTTGTTGACATTCTTAACAACGGAAATTTGGTGGTACGCGGTGAGAAGTGGCTAGTTATTAACAATGGTAAAGAGTACATGCGCTTCACCGGTATAGTTAGACCGCTAGATGTAGGAGAAGACAATTCGATTGGCTCTTATCAAGTCGCTGATGCTCGCATCGAGTTTAGTGGTACTGGTGATCACGCTGACGTGCAAACTCAAGGCTGGTTATCTTCATTCCTAGGCGGAAGTATGTGGCCACTGTAGGACGTTAATTATGTCTAAATTTTTACGAGTTTGTGTTTGTCTGCTGACGCTAATGGGCATTACTTTACCCAGTTACGCCATTTGGTTGGAAGGTGAGGGCCAAGCGAAGATCGTCGATGGCCAAGTAGATAAAGCTCGTCAGCAGGCTATCCAAGATGCTTTGTTAACCTTAATGTACCGCGGCGGTGCCAGTGTAAAGTCACTGCAAGTGGTGAAGTCTGGCGTGTTAGAAACCGATGAACTAACGGTGCGTACTAATGGCGAAGTGTATGACATGAAGTTATTAGTTGAGACCATCATTGATGACCAAATGACGGTCAAAGTAGCCGCTGACATATTTCCTTTAAATACCTGCGAGAAAGATAGCTACGCTAAAACACTGTTTGTAGGGCCTTTTCAATTGCAGAAGCGCGAACATGCGCAGCTTGGCGGGGTTTATAGAACACCAGAAGAAGTCTCGCAGCGCTTATTTCACCGATTTAAATCAAAGAGTAAAAGGGTTGATGCCCGGCACTTAATGACTCGCCAAATAGCGTTTGATGGTCGCTATGCTAATGACATAGAACCGCAAATGCTCAAAGTAGCACGCAGCTTATCTCAACAGTACGACGTGCAATATATTTTGTTTGGCAAGATCAATGATATGTCGAGCTACAACGAAACCACTACTAACATACTCGGCATGAAAAACACGGTTAAGCTGCGCAACTTTCAAATAAAGCTCTACGTGATTGACGGTATCAATGGTGAAACAGTACTCCGTAAAAATTACGGGTCTAATCGAGAATGGCCATTCGACGTGACGATGAAGTTGGACGTTACAGGTGAAACCTTTTGGTCCTCAGAGTATGGCAAGTTGATTGACTCCTACATTGATCAATCAGTTAGTGACGTTGAAGGTGCACTCTATTGCCGCCAAAGTTTGGCAACGGTAGTTGGGCTGTATAACGGACAGGTGGTAATCAACATTGGACAAACGAATGGTGTACGTAAAGGTGATAAGTTTGAGCTGGTTAGGCAGCAATACTTAATGCATTTAGATGGTGGACTGCGCGGCCCGATATTTAACGCAGACCAAACCCAACTAACGGTAGTATCGGTGCAATCTGATCGCGCAGTATTAGCGACTGAGCGCTATTCGGATATGGCCAACATACAGATTCGTGATGTATTGGTGGCGGTTACAAATGATCCGTTTGCTCTTACCGAAAGCACGCAATAATAGATATTAAAGGAGAAGGATATGACAACTTCTTATAGCAACACCCCACTGGCAACCAATAGCTTAGATTATAAGCCTAATTTGATTGAGGTGAACAATCAGCAAACCAGCGAAGTAAAAACAGGCTCTGGTTTTACTCAAAAGCTACAAGATGCTTTAAGCCTAAAAAGTGATACCCAGCTAAACACACAAGCGCTGGCGACAGCTACGAACACTGGCGACAAAGCCGAGGGTACGGTGGATGTTGGCATTATGGATGTTGCTCCTGCGGCTATGAATATTGGCATGGGTTTAGCTTCCGGTAATCCAGTAGCGGCAGGCTTAGCGGGCACCGATTTATTGCAAAGCGTGTTGCGTGCCGATATTGAAAAGCAATTTACTGAGCTAGGCCAAGGTATTGCTGCTGCTCTTATTGCTGGTATGTCGGGTGATCCTAGTGCCACTCAAGTATTACCTACTGCCGAAGAGCTGGCCGAGCAAGCTGCATTAGCAAGTGCGGGGATTGTTGCCGAGGGTAGCCAGCAAGTAGCTGCTGCAAGCCAAATTGGCAGCGCTGCAAGCGGCGTTAGCCAAGAGGGCAAAAGTGTTCCTACTAAAGGGGCTATTCCAAAGGCTATGTTGCAGGCGGGTAATACCGTTCAGAATGATGAGTTATTACAGCAAGAAAAGGCAAAAGCTTGATAGCAAGTTGAGTGGCTTAAATGGTGGACTCTGGTCACTACAATGCTGAATGGATTTGGGAAATTTTCATTTTCTTTACATAAGCCCTAATATAATTGTGATTATATATTGCGTAGTATGTGCACAGCGCTGAAGAGTAGATGTAAGGGATTATATGAAAGCGATAGTAACGGT encodes:
- a CDS encoding flagellar basal body L-ring protein FlgH gives rise to the protein MIIRVFMLCNVILLSACSSIVDGVEEVADSVQEREDRNQRQVTVSTDSRSPIPDDPFYAPIEPSPAADPVIVTGSMFNSNTSRSLYSYTPPFALGDTITILLEEEATATKSASSNLGKENSYKLDPVKVPGGNLTINGRVVELEMKQKQDFDGSSDANQRHRLSGRITVSVVDILNNGNLVVRGEKWLVINNGKEYMRFTGIVRPLDVGEDNSIGSYQVADARIEFSGTGDHADVQTQGWLSSFLGGSMWPL
- a CDS encoding flagellar assembly protein T N-terminal domain-containing protein — its product is MSKFLRVCVCLLTLMGITLPSYAIWLEGEGQAKIVDGQVDKARQQAIQDALLTLMYRGGASVKSLQVVKSGVLETDELTVRTNGEVYDMKLLVETIIDDQMTVKVAADIFPLNTCEKDSYAKTLFVGPFQLQKREHAQLGGVYRTPEEVSQRLFHRFKSKSKRVDARHLMTRQIAFDGRYANDIEPQMLKVARSLSQQYDVQYILFGKINDMSSYNETTTNILGMKNTVKLRNFQIKLYVIDGINGETVLRKNYGSNREWPFDVTMKLDVTGETFWSSEYGKLIDSYIDQSVSDVEGALYCRQSLATVVGLYNGQVVINIGQTNGVRKGDKFELVRQQYLMHLDGGLRGPIFNADQTQLTVVSVQSDRAVLATERYSDMANIQIRDVLVAVTNDPFALTESTQ